In a single window of the Pocillopora verrucosa isolate sample1 chromosome 4, ASM3666991v2, whole genome shotgun sequence genome:
- the LOC131775770 gene encoding uncharacterized protein: MKETATINGPEGTVSSKTQESLVLLERGMEQLRDNVKNVNEDYLGDIDLRTLLTTQVENLHAVSHFKNETFTALQYAQDFGTILKESLKRTTKWGAKYFTLEKSYYPVPKSSAELRDVDLMKPPPADNVDPNIEAAMKELVDRYRPVKDGKKRINKRQSGSPAASCIFQYAIVY; this comes from the coding sequence atgaaagaaacggcAACAATAAATGGCCCTGAAGGAACTGTTTCCAGCAAAACACAGGAGTCATTGGTGCTTCTCGAAAGAGGTATGGAACAGCTACGAGATAACGTTAAGAATGTAAACGAGGACTATCTTGGTGACATTGACCTGCGTACGCTGCTAACAACTCAGGTGGAGAACCTTCATGCAGTCTCCCACTTCAAAAACGAGACTTTCACCGCTCTTCAGTATGCACaagactttggaacaattttAAAGGAATCTTTAAAGAGAACAACGAAGTGGGGTGCGAAGTACTTCACACTTGAGAAGTCTTATTATCCAGTGCCTAAATCCAGTGCGGAGTTACGGGACGTAGATTTGATGAAGCCTCCTCCAGCTGATAACGTTGACCCCAACATTGAGGCAGCCATGAAGGAATTGGTTGACAGGTATCGACCTGTCAAGGACGGTAAGAAGCGAATCAACAAAAGACAAAGCGGGAGCCCTGCCGCCAGCTGTATATTCCAGTACGCCATCGTGTACTAG